In one window of Stigmatopora argus isolate UIUO_Sarg chromosome 19, RoL_Sarg_1.0, whole genome shotgun sequence DNA:
- the LOC144064735 gene encoding microtubule-associated protein RP/EB family member 3-like isoform X1: MAVNVHSTSMTIENLSRHDMLAWVNDSLQLTYTKIEQLASGAVYCQFMDMLFPGCILLKKVKFNAKLETEYIHNFKVLQISFKNMSVDKLIPVDRLIKGKFQDNFEFLQWFKKFFDANYDGKEYDPLTLRQGPERTPPLPNSGDPIVHKPKRPAYPGPIRTSPTAPKIAPAQQRQINAPPARRNPAMARNGGDSELTELNQQLLEMKLTLDGLEKERDFYFGKLRDIELICQDGDGNPVLNKIVDILYATEDGFTQPEDEDVDEGAQGDQEF; the protein is encoded by the exons ATGGCGGTGAATGTCCATTCCACGTCTATGACCATAGAGAATCTGAGTCGCCATGACATGTTAGCGTGGGTCAATGACTCTCTACAACTCACATACACCAAAATCGAACAACTTGCTTCAG GTGCAGTGTACTGTCAATTCATGGACATGCTGTTTCCGGGCtgtattttgttgaaaaaagtcaaattcaatGCCAAACTGGAGACTGAATATATTCACAATTTCAAGGTTTTGCAGATTTCCTTCAAGAATATGTCTGTGGATAAG CTTATTCCCGTCGACAGACTCATCAAAGGCAAGTTTCAGGACAACTTTGAGTTCCTTCAATGGTTTAAGAAGTTTTTTGATGCTAACTACGATGGCAAAGAATACGACCCTCTAACGTTGCGGCAAGGTCCGGAGAGAACGCCGCCGCTGCCAAACTCAG GTGACCCCATTGTCCACAAACCCAAAAGACCTGCTTACCCAG GCCCGATCAGAACGTCTCCCACAGCGCCCAAGATTGCTCCCGCCCAGCAGAGGCAGATCAATGCACCACCAGCCCGCAGGAACCCTGCCATGGCCCGCAACGGAGGAGACTCCGAGCTCACGGAACTTAACCAGCAG CTGCTTGAAATGAAGCTGACTTTGGATGGACTCGAGAAGGAGAGGGACTTTTACTTTGGCAAGCTGAGAGATATTGAACTGATCTGCCAAGATGGAGATGGCAACCCAGTTCTCAACAAAATCGTAGACATACTTTATGCTACAGAG GATGGATTTACACAACCAGAGGATGAAGATGTTGATGaaggggcacaaggagaccaggAGTTCTGA
- the LOC144064735 gene encoding microtubule-associated protein RP/EB family member 3-like isoform X2, whose amino-acid sequence MAVNVHSTSMTIENLSRHDMLAWVNDSLQLTYTKIEQLASGAVYCQFMDMLFPGCILLKKVKFNAKLETEYIHNFKVLQISFKNMSVDKLIPVDRLIKGKFQDNFEFLQWFKKFFDANYDGKEYDPLTLRQGPERTPPLPNSGPIRTSPTAPKIAPAQQRQINAPPARRNPAMARNGGDSELTELNQQLLEMKLTLDGLEKERDFYFGKLRDIELICQDGDGNPVLNKIVDILYATEDGFTQPEDEDVDEGAQGDQEF is encoded by the exons ATGGCGGTGAATGTCCATTCCACGTCTATGACCATAGAGAATCTGAGTCGCCATGACATGTTAGCGTGGGTCAATGACTCTCTACAACTCACATACACCAAAATCGAACAACTTGCTTCAG GTGCAGTGTACTGTCAATTCATGGACATGCTGTTTCCGGGCtgtattttgttgaaaaaagtcaaattcaatGCCAAACTGGAGACTGAATATATTCACAATTTCAAGGTTTTGCAGATTTCCTTCAAGAATATGTCTGTGGATAAG CTTATTCCCGTCGACAGACTCATCAAAGGCAAGTTTCAGGACAACTTTGAGTTCCTTCAATGGTTTAAGAAGTTTTTTGATGCTAACTACGATGGCAAAGAATACGACCCTCTAACGTTGCGGCAAGGTCCGGAGAGAACGCCGCCGCTGCCAAACTCAG GCCCGATCAGAACGTCTCCCACAGCGCCCAAGATTGCTCCCGCCCAGCAGAGGCAGATCAATGCACCACCAGCCCGCAGGAACCCTGCCATGGCCCGCAACGGAGGAGACTCCGAGCTCACGGAACTTAACCAGCAG CTGCTTGAAATGAAGCTGACTTTGGATGGACTCGAGAAGGAGAGGGACTTTTACTTTGGCAAGCTGAGAGATATTGAACTGATCTGCCAAGATGGAGATGGCAACCCAGTTCTCAACAAAATCGTAGACATACTTTATGCTACAGAG GATGGATTTACACAACCAGAGGATGAAGATGTTGATGaaggggcacaaggagaccaggAGTTCTGA